A stretch of DNA from Sandaracinaceae bacterium:
GCATCGCCGCAGACCTGCTCGTCGACGCGTTGAGCTACCACCTCACCATCGTGCTCTCGGACGCGCAGTCCCTCGACCTCGAACGCGCCCGGCTCGAAGCGCAGTTCCATGACGCCCTACGTGGGCTCGAGCTGACCGCGCACCGCAAGATGGCCGAGGTGTTCCTGCATCGCCTGGAGGGTTGGTCTCCCGAGACCGCGGCGGATCTGGAGAGCGGGGACGACCTGTTCGCCGAAGAGACCTGGAACGTGATGGGGCTGTCTCCGAGCACGTTGGTCGCGCTCAGCGCCATCAGCGGGGCGGCCGCCGGAGGCGCCATCGACGCCGCGGTGGGCGGCGCCTCGTTCATGACAGGCGCTGTGTTGGGAGGCCTCGGCGGTCTCGGGCTGGGCGTGTACGAGCTCAACCGCCGCTTCGCGAGCGCGAGCACCTTGTCGGACCAGGTGGAGTCACTGCTCAACGCGCGGCGAGGTGGTCAGCGCGTGCGGGTAGGCCCTCACCCGTCCATCAATTTCCCGTTCGTGCTGCTGGCGCGCGCCTGCGTGCACTTCGAGCGCATCCGGGCCTGGGCGCACGCGGTGCCGGAGCTTCCCGCCGCGCCGATCGAGCCCGGATCCGCGCTCGCAGGCCTCGACGGCGGCGCGCGCAAGCGGCTGGCCGAAGCGTTCAAGCAGGTCCGCAAGAAGCACCGCAACGTCCCGCGAGAGCTGCGGTGGGAGATCCATCAGGTCGTGCGCGCGCTGTTCGACGCCGCTGCGGGCGAGGACGAGGGGTAGCCCGCCCACACGCACCGCTGCGGCACCCGCTCGGTCTGGCGCACGGCGTGAGAGTGCACCCTTCCGCCAGAACCACCGGCGCTCGGCGCCCGTCGCGCTACGCGCCTCGGAGGTACCCGTTGGCCTCGAGGTACGCGATCACCGCGTTCGCGCTCTGGTCGACGTCCTGCCCACCCGTGTCGACCCGCAGCTCGGGCGCTTCCGGCTCTTCGTACGGCGCGCTGATGCCTGTGAAGTCGGGGATCTCGCCCGCCCGCGCCTTCTTGTACAGGCCCTTCACGTCGCGCTCCTCGCACACCTCGAGGCCCGCGGCCACGTGCACCTCCACGAAGTCGCCGGGCTCCATCGCCGCACGCACGCTGGCGCGGTCCTCGCGGTAGGGTGAGATGAACGCCGTCAGCACGACGGCGCCCGCGTCCGTGAACAGCTTGGCGACCTGCCCGACCCGCCGGATGTTCTCGGTGCGATCCGCTGCCGCGAAGCCCAGGTCACGGTTGAGGCCATGCCGCACGTTGTCCCCATCCAGCACGTACGCGAAGACACCGCGCTCCGTGAGTAGCCGCTCCACCCGGTGCGACAGCGTGCTCTTCCCCGACCCGCTCAACCCGGTGAGCCACAGGGTCACGCCCCTGTGCCCGTGCGCCGCCGTCCGGGCCGCACGACTGAGCTCACCGATGTGAAAGGTCAGGTTCTTCGCCTTGGGTTCCGACATGCGCGGAACTTAGAGCTTGATGCCGCAGTGGCGCAAGGCGATGGCGCCGGACGACGCGCTGGAGGCGATGGCGCCGGACGACGCGCTGGGGGCGAGGCGATGGCGCCGGACGACGCGCCGCGGGCGAGGCGCGACGACCCGCCGGCGAGTCACGCCTGGGCGTCGCGCAGCAGCTCCGCCAGCGCACGCACTGTCAACGGGCTGCTGCCCTCGGCCTTGTTGTTGACGATGACGTAGACCTCGAAGCCTCGCTCCACGGCCTCGCGGATGAGCCGCACCACGTCCGCGCGCATCTTGGGCTGCGGCTGCACGATGCGGTCGAAGGGCGCGAAGCGCTGCCGCGCGTCCTCGAAGGCCATCCCAGGCGGAAGCATCAGCCGCGCCACGACGAACGGCCCGGGCATGCACCCTGGCAGCGCCAGCTGCGCGCCGATGTCCGGCATGCGCGACCAGAAGTTGAACACGTGCGTCGCGCCATGGTCGCGCAAGATGGGGAAGTAGCCTGGCGTGAGCAGCTCGCGGTCGCGCACCTCCACCGCGAACTGCAGCGCGTCTGGCGCCGCCTCGAGGAAGCGCACCAGAGCGGTCTCCCAAGCGGCCGCGTCGATGGGCGCGCGGCTGGGCGGCACCTCGACGACGAGCGGGCCGATGAACTCGCGGAACGCGGCCAACACGGGCTCGGCGACGTGCTCTCGGAAGAGGTCGGGGTTCAGGAAGTCGGGATTGGGCCGCCCCGCG
This window harbors:
- the cysC gene encoding adenylyl-sulfate kinase, which gives rise to MSEPKAKNLTFHIGELSRAARTAAHGHRGVTLWLTGLSGSGKSTLSHRVERLLTERGVFAYVLDGDNVRHGLNRDLGFAAADRTENIRRVGQVAKLFTDAGAVVLTAFISPYREDRASVRAAMEPGDFVEVHVAAGLEVCEERDVKGLYKKARAGEIPDFTGISAPYEEPEAPELRVDTGGQDVDQSANAVIAYLEANGYLRGA
- a CDS encoding DUF3482 domain-containing protein; its protein translation is MTDRATTGAPTFAVVGRVNKGKSSVIASLIENDRVKISPRPGTTTECVRYNVAIDGETLFTVIDTPGFEDAPRALHWMKSRETSAAERPQLVRDFVETFTNTDEFTEECRLLQPILDGACILYVVNGDEPYRPNYEAEMEILRYTGRPTMALINRSSSGRYLDEWQRALDQFFKLVRQFDAHGVTYRDRRELLAAFRLLTPRESAQLDKALSGLALERQRRRYEVAGIAADLLVDALSYHLTIVLSDAQSLDLERARLEAQFHDALRGLELTAHRKMAEVFLHRLEGWSPETAADLESGDDLFAEETWNVMGLSPSTLVALSAISGAAAGGAIDAAVGGASFMTGAVLGGLGGLGLGVYELNRRFASASTLSDQVESLLNARRGGQRVRVGPHPSINFPFVLLARACVHFERIRAWAHAVPELPAAPIEPGSALAGLDGGARKRLAEAFKQVRKKHRNVPRELRWEIHQVVRALFDAAAGEDEG
- a CDS encoding DUF72 domain-containing protein, coding for MTAGRRAQLGLFGGAGAADVAGLPVDPALHALAQALPAGVRFGTSSWTFPGWHGAVYQRQYPSQAAFVRESLAEYARHPLLRTVGIDRSFYGPIPEAELAAYAAQLPKGFRACMKVWERVTTRVFPEHPRYGDNAGRPNPDFLNPDLFREHVAEPVLAAFREFIGPLVVEVPPSRAPIDAAAWETALVRFLEAAPDALQFAVEVRDRELLTPGYFPILRDHGATHVFNFWSRMPDIGAQLALPGCMPGPFVVARLMLPPGMAFEDARQRFAPFDRIVQPQPKMRADVVRLIREAVERGFEVYVIVNNKAEGSSPLTVRALAELLRDAQA